The following nucleotide sequence is from Anguilla rostrata isolate EN2019 chromosome 3, ASM1855537v3, whole genome shotgun sequence.
GTATATTATCTGtataaaataccaaaaatggaatatatttaGAGCTGTCCTGAGGTGAATGCTGAGGAGATTTTAATGCATCTCTAAATACACTATTTAAAAGTGCATCTGTAAGAAATTGCAATTATAAAGCTTAATAATTTTATCCGTCATTTAACAAAGGCTTGgtgtgtgggggcagggggttggaggtcggggtgggagggggggagggagtagCTTCAGGACGAGGCCCCCCTTTCCCAGCTGAAGGAAGTGTGTCATGTCTTCCACTTTTTGCTGTTTACACTGTCCCACTTCCTCTGTCAACTCGCTGTTTGCTGTGTGTATAGTTGCTCACTGTACCTCTGGCTTCAGATTCTGTCCTGATCTTGACAAGGTtctctcaagaaaaaaaattcagaatatGCTGTGATTGACTTTTAATTATGAATAAGACTGAATTACTATCTATTGCTTATTGAACTGTTGTAGTTTATAGTATAGTTTAAAATGAGCTTTGACAATGGATTTGTCTGCaactatataaaaatgtataggTATACACTTTCCACTTTCCCTCAATAGATTAAGCTGCATAAATCCTCCCAAATCCCTCTCTTCACCCAACCCCCTTCTCATTTCACTGTCTCATTCTATGtctttcaaaatacaaaagggaaaaatggCATCGTCAACTTTCTTTTTGTTCAGTGCCTCTTTCCATGTTTCTAATTCTCTCTACTACCCCGCtatccccccccctttcatctAATTCCACAGTGCCCTATTTACACCATCAAACATATCCAAACAGCTCAGAACTCAATTTTTGTCAATCTCTTTTCCCTACACATGCCCCACAACTCTTCcctttatatacacacacttcaaacatacatactcactctctctctcactcacttcattctctctctctttttctctctctctctctctcgctggttAACACCCTTCATTGTTCTGTTCTTACTGGGACAATACAGTTGGAATCATGGGCGGAAGGATGTGGTCAAACACCACGGCTCAAACAGGAGAATAGCCTATTGTCACACTttccgtttgtgtgtgtgtgtgtgtgtgtgtgtgtgtgtgcgtgcgtgtgtgtgggtgtgtatgtgtgttatctAAATGCTAATGTAAAgttaatgaggaaaaaaaattcctcCAAAGGTCATGTAGGGATGTGTGACACAACTACATAACAATATTTAAGGCATCAATATATGTTGAGCAGaaacatgtacatatatttctgaaaaacagacaTCATTGTTTCATGTATGTGTTTCTATATTTTATATGGTTTATAATTTCGagagaaaattgtttttttggggcATAATTGTGATCTCTCTTTGAATTTCATCTGACCTGAACACATAGTAAACGCGCATGTGACTATGACaatatgatgtcatttttttccccatgtggTACAATACGGATTCTTGCCGTAAAGGAAGACCACAACGGGgtaaaaagagggagggggagggagagtgagcaagagaaagaggaCGACATTACTGATGCCGCTTCTACCGCTAACAACACGGGCGGAAATTCAGCTATACtcaaataatcatattttaacTACATGTTTTAAGTAGTTAATAGCGACATTTTGGAAGAGCGCGAGAGGCTTGCGGGATATTATTGTTTTCCTCCAGGATTGGCTGCATttcagaggaaaagagagggggcATTCTGATCCGATTCTGCCTGTCctacatttttctatttatttatttaattaatttatgtacAGTAGAATAGCGACGACTATTTCTGTTCCTCGTGTTTTAATGTTCTCTGAAGAGGCTGTTTTCCATACATCATCAAATGTAACAAAAggatatttttcagaaattacGGAATGAGGAGTGGGACCaaggctcagagagagagacgcatcCGCCAGAAGTGAGTGCGAAGCGGACATTGTTATCGCTGAGGAAAGGGAAATGGCTTTGCAATGATTTCTTGCTTTTCTTATaccaacacatttttatttaattagactGTGCGGATGCATAGGCTACTCGACCTCGTAGCGCATCTCTGCCACAGAGGGGCATCCTGTTCTTAGGCACATTTTTCACCCGTGAATACACCATCACTCGAAAAGGAACGAACACATGCCTCGGATTTACTTCGCGTCACCCTTCACGATAACAAGACATAGATGtcacatcatcatcaccactgtGTCCAAGGTTTGTTAAGATAGACAAACAAACGCGTAGGAAAGTATCAACTGTCGCTTGATAAACCAACATATAGCCTAACAGTTCCGCCCCTACCCGTACCGGAGAGAGAAGTCAGTAGGCTAGAGTTTGTATAGCCTACTTTGCTACAGGCCTTGGGGAACGACTGGGCAGCGAGGGAGATGCTCAGAGAGAAGATTTAAAATATACACTTTGGAACAGTGTGGGGCATGTGAGTTGGAATAGGAATTGTTTAAGATATCACTTGCATGTCAGATGAGATAGCACCGCTGAGTGAGTTTTCACTGGGTGAAATTAAACACCGAAGAACAAACATAGATAAcctaatgtattttaaattattgaaattatcaTATTCCGTGCGGGCTTAGCGTATGCTtgcaacttttcttttttttccaaagggaAAGATTTAGACACAAGATTAACAAATCGTAATTTTTGGCTCTATACACATCTATGGCAtacgaaaaacaaaaatagaaaaaaaacgtAGGCCTGTCTTCTGCCGCACAGCTGGTAACTCGCATAGCCATTTAAGTGTGCTGCTGAACAGTTGATAGCAGTCCCTAAGTAGTACTCATAGGGGCCTCCTGATTAATAAATAACCCACCATAACGAAATGGGAAGTGACAGTGAGATTTACAACCAGGAGCTGTCTAAGATGTCCGATGAGGACTTGCTTGCATGCACCAAGGAGGAGCTGGTGGGTCGACTTCGTAAAGAGGAGTCCGACAAGATATCGGCCCTAATTCAGCGAGGCCGTCTAATCAAAGAGGTCAACAAACAATTACAGGGACATCTGCTTGAAATCCGGGAGCTGAAAGTCATTAATCAGCGACTTCAGGAAGAAAACCAAGAACTGCGCGACTTGTGTTGTTTTCTGGACGACGACCGACTCAAAGTTAAAAAGTTGGCTCGGGAATGGCAGCTCTTCGGCCACCACGCTGCCAAAGTGATGCGCGAAGACCTGGGTGGTTACCTGAAGAAGTTGGCTGACTTGGAGAGGCTGCAGGACGGGTTGGTGAAGGAGAATTTGGACCTGAAGGAGCTTTGCTTGGTGCTAGAAGAGGAATGCGTAAGCAGAAGCGACTCCAGCCCCGGCGGATCGACGGAGCTGAGCTTGCCGTGCATGGTGGTTCGCGACTTGGGCGATGGCAGTTCTAGCACTGGGAGTGTCGGTAGTCCGGACCAACTCCACCTGGTTTGCTCGCCTGATGATTGAAGCGCGGCAGCATTGCCGTCCCATACTCCGGGTCAATAAGAGAAGCAGCAACTGAGAAAGATGGTTTAATACCAACATTCTCAGACGGAAAATCGTTTACAATGATGATAACTTGAGAACACGACTTGGAATGAATGTCCCGTAAACTATGGGAAGTGGGACATGTGTTTTGTTAGCACGTCTGGACTTATGCAAAAGAATTAAAGCCGAAATGTTTGCAATTATAAGCCATTACTGTCTTCTCAGACATGAGCCTATATAGTACCAAGTGAATGGATTGTGATATGACTGGGGAAGCAGATACAAATAATGGGGTTTTAGGGGTTGGTTAAGCCCTCCATTTTAAGAAAATTATAATGTGAATGATGAATtatgacttattttatttaaaaaaaaattttttatttgtctatttgtttttttttgttgttgttttttggggggtggggggatgggtaACCTTTGAAATCGGCTTGCATAAGGAAGTGTGCAAAaattggggggggtgtgtgtgtttgtgtgtattggggaggaggggggggggggggggttcaaacTGATATGTGAGTACAAAAATAACTAATAACCCAAATGAAATTGAACTGGAATAGGTTTGTGCACTGGACTGACTACTTCACTTTATGCTGACATGTAGTCGACCAGGCTAAACTGAGTTCAGCTGAATCAGTTCTTTTGAAGCCTGTCAGAATCGTGGCGGCCCAAAGGGCCTGACCATGTATGAGCACGGACATTATATGGCTTTGGTGCGTGCCCTGGAAAGTCATGACATCTCA
It contains:
- the ccdc85b gene encoding coiled-coil domain-containing protein 85B, coding for MGSDSEIYNQELSKMSDEDLLACTKEELVGRLRKEESDKISALIQRGRLIKEVNKQLQGHLLEIRELKVINQRLQEENQELRDLCCFLDDDRLKVKKLAREWQLFGHHAAKVMREDLGGYLKKLADLERLQDGLVKENLDLKELCLVLEEECVSRSDSSPGGSTELSLPCMVVRDLGDGSSSTGSVGSPDQLHLVCSPDD